One genomic window of Eriocheir sinensis breed Jianghai 21 chromosome 57, ASM2467909v1, whole genome shotgun sequence includes the following:
- the LOC126984781 gene encoding uncharacterized protein LOC126984781 isoform X13: MWYWCAGYPFTGSLVTYTPRSFSASVVDSGVFPMWYWCARYPFTGSLVTYTPRSFSASVVDSGVFPMWYWCAGYPFTGSLVTYTPRSFSASVVDSGVFPMWYWCAGYPFTGSLVTYTPRSFSASVVDSGVFPMWYWCAGYPFTGSLVTYTPRSFSASVVDSGVFPMWYWCAGYPFTGSLVTYTPRSFSASVVDSGVFPMWYWCAGYPFTGSLVTYTPRSFSASVVDSGVFPMWYWCAGYPFTGSLVTYTPRSFSASVVDSGVFPMWYWCAGYPLPRCRTLHFSSLHCSSHYLFHSYSLVMSSCRKSTVKGLKIGLSDKLLQFL; encoded by the exons atgtggtattggtgtgctggatatcccttcactggtagcctggtaacatacactcccaggtctttctctgcctctgtggtggatagtggagtgtttcccatgtggtattggtgtgctagatatcccttcactggtagcctggtaacatacactcccag gtctttctctgcctctgtggtggatagtggagtgtttcccatgtggtattggtgtgctggatatcccttcactggtagcctggtaacatacactcccaggtctttctctgcctctgtggtggatagtggagtgtttcccatgtggtattggtgtgctggatatcccttcactggtagcctggtaacatacactcccag gtctttctctgcctctgtggtggatagtggagtgtttcccatgtggtattggtgtgctggatatcccttcactggtagcctggtaacatacactcccag gtctttctctgcctctgtggtggatagtggagtgtttcccatgtggtattggtgtgctggatatcccttcactggtagcctggtaacatacactcccag gtctttctctgcctctgtggtggatagtggagtgtttcccatgtggtattggtgtgctggatatcccttcactggtagcctggtaacatacactcccaggtctttctctgcctctgtggtggatagtggagtgtttcccatgtggtattggtgtgctggatatcccttcactggtagcctggtaacatacactcccaggtctttctctgcctctgtggtggatagtggagtgtttcccatgtggtattggtgtgctggatatcccctcccaaggtgcagaactttacatttttcatcattgcattgtagcagccactatttATTCCACTCCtacagcttggtgatgtcttcttgtaggaaatccacagtcaaggggttaaaaataggCCTTTCTGACAAACTGTTGCAATTTTTATAA
- the LOC126984781 gene encoding uncharacterized protein LOC126984781 isoform X7 yields the protein MWYWCAGYPFTGSLVTYTPRSFSASVVDSGVFPMWYWCARYPFTGSLVTYTPRSFSASVVDSGVFPMWYWCAGYPFTGSLVTYTPRSFSASVVDSGVFPMWYWCAGYPFTGSLVTYTPMSFSASVVDSGVFPMWYWCAGYPFTGSLVTYTPRSFSASVVDSGVFPMWYWCAGYPFTGSLVTYTPRSFSASVVDSGVFPMWYWCAGYPFTGSLVTYTPRSFSASVVDSGVFPMWYWCAGYPFTGSLVTYTPRSFSASVVDSGVFPMWYWCAGYPFTGSLVTYTPRSFSASVVDSGVFPMWYWCAGYPLPRCRTLHFSSLHCSSHYLFHSYSLVMSSCRKSTVKGLKIGLSDKLLQFL from the exons atgtggtattggtgtgctggatatcccttcactggtagcctggtaacatacactcccaggtctttctctgcctctgtggtggatagtggagtgtttcccatgtggtattggtgtgctagatatcccttcactggtagcctggtaacatacactcccag gtctttctctgcctctgtggtggatagtggagtgtttcccatgtggtattggtgtgctggatatcccttcactggtagcctggttacatacactcccaggtctttctctgcctctgtggtggatagtggagtgtttcccatgtggtattggtgtgctggatatcccttcactggtagcctggtaacatacactcccatgtctttctctgcctctgtggtggatagtggagtgtttcccatgtggtattggtgtgctggatatcccttcactggtagcctggtaacatacactcccaggtctttctctgcctctgtggtggatagtggagtgtttcccatgtggtattggtgtgctggatatcccttcactggtagcctggtaacatacactcccaggtctttctctgcctctgtggtggatagtggagtgtttcccatgtggtattggtgtgctggatatcccttcactggtagcctggtaacatacactcccag gtctttctctgcctctgtggtggatagtggagtgtttcccatgtggtattggtgtgctggatatcccttcactggtagcctggtaacatacactcccaggtctttctctgcctctgtggtggatagtggagtgtttcccatgtggtattggtgtgctggatatcccttcactggtagcctggtaacatacactcccaggtctttctctgcctctgtggtggatagtggagtgtttcccatgtggtattggtgtgctggatatcccctcccaaggtgcagaactttacatttttcatcattgcattgtagcagccactatttATTCCACTCCtacagcttggtgatgtcttcttgtaggaaatccacagtcaaggggttaaaaataggCCTTTCTGACAAACTGTTGCAATTTTTATAA
- the LOC126984781 gene encoding uncharacterized protein LOC126984781 isoform X8 produces the protein MWYWCAGYPFTGSLVTYTPRSFSASVVDSGVFPMWYWCARYPFTGSLVTYTPRSFSASVVDSGVFPMWYWCAGYPFTGSLVTYTPRSFSASVVDSGVFPMWYWCAGYPFTGSLVTYTPMSFSASVVDSGVFPMWYWCAGYPFTGSLVTYTPRSFSASVVDSGVFPMWYWCAGYPFTGSLVTYTPRSFSASVVDSGVFPMWYWCAGYPFTGSLVTYTPRSFSASVVDSGVFPMWYWCAGYPFTGSLVTYTPRSFSASVVDSGVFPMWYWCAGYPFTGSLVTYTPRSFSASVVDSGVFPMWYWCAGYPLPRCRTLHFSSLHCSSHYLFHSYSLVMSSCRKSTVKGLKIGLSDKLLQFL, from the exons atgtggtattggtgtgctggatatcccttcactggtagcctggtaacatacactcccaggtctttctctgcctctgtggtggatagtggagtgtttcccatgtggtattggtgtgctagatatcccttcactggtagcctggtaacatacactcccag gtctttctctgcctctgtggtggatagtggagtgtttcccatgtggtattggtgtgctggatatcccttcactggtagcctggttacatacactcccaggtctttctctgcctctgtggtggatagtggagtgtttcccatgtggtattggtgtgctggatatcccttcactggtagcctggtaacatacactcccatgtctttctctgcctctgtggtggatagtggagtgtttcccatgtggtattggtgtgctggatatcccttcactggtagcctggtaacatacactcccaggtctttctctgcctctgtggtggatagtggagtgtttcccatgtggtattggtgtgctggatatcccttcactggtagcctggtaacatacactcccaggtctttctctgcctctgtggtggatagtggagtgtttcccatgtggtattggtgtgctggatatcccttcactggtagcctggtaacatacactcccag gtctttctctgcctctgtggtggatagtggagtgtttcccatgtggtattggtgtgctggatatcccttcactggtagcctggtaacatacactcccag gtctttctctgcctctgtggtggatagtggagtgtttcccatgtggtattggtgtgctggatatcccttcactggtagcctggtaacatacactcccaggtctttctctgcctctgtggtggatagtggagtgtttcccatgtggtattggtgtgctggatatcccctcccaaggtgcagaactttacatttttcatcattgcattgtagcagccactatttATTCCACTCCtacagcttggtgatgtcttcttgtaggaaatccacagtcaaggggttaaaaataggCCTTTCTGACAAACTGTTGCAATTTTTATAA
- the LOC126984781 gene encoding uncharacterized protein LOC126984781 isoform X15 produces the protein MWYWCAGYPFTGSLVTYTPRSFSASVVDSGVFPMWYWCARYPFTGSLVTYTPRSFSASVVDSGVFPMWYWCAGYPFTGSLVTYTPRSFSASVVDSGVFPMWYWCAGYPFTGSLVTYTPMSFSASVVDSGVFPMWYWCAGYPFTGSLVTYTPRSFSASVVDSGVFPMWYWCAGYPFTGSLVTYTPRSFSASVVDSGVFPMWYWCAGYPFTGSLVTYTPRSFSASVVDSGVFPMWYWCAGYPFTGSLVTYTPRSFSASVVDSGVFPMWYWCAGYPFTGSLVTYTPRSFSASVVDSGVFPCGIGVLDIPSLVAW, from the exons atgtggtattggtgtgctggatatcccttcactggtagcctggtaacatacactcccaggtctttctctgcctctgtggtggatagtggagtgtttcccatgtggtattggtgtgctagatatcccttcactggtagcctggtaacatacactcccag gtctttctctgcctctgtggtggatagtggagtgtttcccatgtggtattggtgtgctggatatcccttcactggtagcctggttacatacactcccaggtctttctctgcctctgtggtggatagtggagtgtttcccatgtggtattggtgtgctggatatcccttcactggtagcctggtaacatacactcccatgtctttctctgcctctgtggtggatagtggagtgtttcccatgtggtattggtgtgctggatatcccttcactggtagcctggtaacatacactcccaggtctttctctgcctctgtggtggatagtggagtgtttcccatgtggtattggtgtgctggatatcccttcactggtagcctggtaacatacactcccaggtctttctctgcctctgtggtggatagtggagtgtttcccatgtggtattggtgtgctggatatcccttcactggtagcctggtaacatacactcccag gtctttctctgcctctgtggtggatagtggagtgtttcccatgtggtattggtgtgctggatatcccttcactggtagcctggtaacatacactcccag gtctttctctgcctctgtggtggatagtggagtgtttcccatgtggtattggtgtgctggatatcccttcactggtagcctggtaacatacactcccaggtctttctctgcctctgtggtggatagtggagtgttcccatgtggtattggtgtgctggatatcccttcactggtagcctggtaa